One part of the Lotus japonicus ecotype B-129 chromosome 2, LjGifu_v1.2 genome encodes these proteins:
- the LOC130737808 gene encoding plant UBX domain-containing protein 1-like isoform X3 encodes MLQQILTDDFYEFTAEDYYEMVASKMADKFMKTRKIREAEEAARRSRMTKAVIRVRFPDNQTLEATFHSSETIQSLINLLNKLIAQPEQPFYIYTTPPKKVIKDMSQDFYSAGFCPGAIVYFSYDVPKGDSTLDRQVFPHLLEEVMSLKGLEVANDQGKPSEPVQSAVPVPAAEATRPIAVEERKPAEKKFVKPKWLKM; translated from the exons ATGCTGCAGCAAATACTG ACGGATGACTTCTATGAGTTTACTGCTGAGGATTATTACGAAATGGTGGCTTCTAAAATGGCAG ATAAATTCATGAAGACTCGAAAAATCCGAGAAGCAGAAGAGGCAGCTCGTCGGTCCAGAATGACCAAA GCAGTGATCAGAGTTCGCTTCCCTGATAATCAGACATTGGAGGCTACTTTTCACTCATCTGAAACAATCCAGAGTTTAATTAATCTTCTTAATAAATTAATTGCACAACCAGAGCAGCCATTTTATATAT ATACTACTCCGCCTAAGAAGGTGATCAAAGACATGTCTCAAGATTTCTATAGTGCTGGATTTTGTCCTGGTGCTATTGTGTACTTTTCATATGATGTTCCAAAAG GTGATAGTACTTTGGATCGCCAAGTTTTCCCGCACCTACTTGAAGAGGTCATGTCCTTGAAGGGTTTGGAAGTAGCAAATGATCAAGGCAAGCCGTCAGAGCCAGTGCAGTCAGCGGTGCCGGTGCCCGCAGCAGAGGCAACACGACCTATTGCTGTGGAAGAACGTAAACCTGCTGAGAAAAAGTTTGTTAAACCAAAGTGGCTGAAAATGTGA
- the LOC130737808 gene encoding plant UBX domain-containing protein 1-like isoform X1 produces the protein MLGDTWFTITSKRRRVTGICSMVSIADISERFGREIRVFETMSLSPSPNAAANTEEQTDDFYEFTAEDYYEMVASKMADKFMKTRKIREAEEAARRSRMTKAVIRVRFPDNQTLEATFHSSETIQSLINLLNKLIAQPEQPFYIYTTPPKKVIKDMSQDFYSAGFCPGAIVYFSYDVPKGDSTLDRQVFPHLLEEVMSLKGLEVANDQGKPSEPVQSAVPVPAAEATRPIAVEERKPAEKKFVKPKWLKM, from the exons ATGCTCGGTGATACCTGGTTTACAATAACATCGAAAAGAAGAAGGGTCACCGGTATTTGTTCCATG GTCAGCATTGCAGATATAAGTGAAAGGTTTGGAAGAGAGATTCGTGTTTTTGAAACAATGTCACTTTCTCCGTCACCAAATGCTGCAGCAAATACTG AAGAGCAGACGGATGACTTCTATGAGTTTACTGCTGAGGATTATTACGAAATGGTGGCTTCTAAAATGGCAG ATAAATTCATGAAGACTCGAAAAATCCGAGAAGCAGAAGAGGCAGCTCGTCGGTCCAGAATGACCAAA GCAGTGATCAGAGTTCGCTTCCCTGATAATCAGACATTGGAGGCTACTTTTCACTCATCTGAAACAATCCAGAGTTTAATTAATCTTCTTAATAAATTAATTGCACAACCAGAGCAGCCATTTTATATAT ATACTACTCCGCCTAAGAAGGTGATCAAAGACATGTCTCAAGATTTCTATAGTGCTGGATTTTGTCCTGGTGCTATTGTGTACTTTTCATATGATGTTCCAAAAG GTGATAGTACTTTGGATCGCCAAGTTTTCCCGCACCTACTTGAAGAGGTCATGTCCTTGAAGGGTTTGGAAGTAGCAAATGATCAAGGCAAGCCGTCAGAGCCAGTGCAGTCAGCGGTGCCGGTGCCCGCAGCAGAGGCAACACGACCTATTGCTGTGGAAGAACGTAAACCTGCTGAGAAAAAGTTTGTTAAACCAAAGTGGCTGAAAATGTGA
- the LOC130737808 gene encoding plant UBX domain-containing protein 1-like isoform X2 has protein sequence MLGDTWFTITSKRRRVTGICSMVSIADISERFGREIRVFETMSLSPSPNAAANTEQTDDFYEFTAEDYYEMVASKMADKFMKTRKIREAEEAARRSRMTKAVIRVRFPDNQTLEATFHSSETIQSLINLLNKLIAQPEQPFYIYTTPPKKVIKDMSQDFYSAGFCPGAIVYFSYDVPKGDSTLDRQVFPHLLEEVMSLKGLEVANDQGKPSEPVQSAVPVPAAEATRPIAVEERKPAEKKFVKPKWLKM, from the exons ATGCTCGGTGATACCTGGTTTACAATAACATCGAAAAGAAGAAGGGTCACCGGTATTTGTTCCATG GTCAGCATTGCAGATATAAGTGAAAGGTTTGGAAGAGAGATTCGTGTTTTTGAAACAATGTCACTTTCTCCGTCACCAAATGCTGCAGCAAATACTG AGCAGACGGATGACTTCTATGAGTTTACTGCTGAGGATTATTACGAAATGGTGGCTTCTAAAATGGCAG ATAAATTCATGAAGACTCGAAAAATCCGAGAAGCAGAAGAGGCAGCTCGTCGGTCCAGAATGACCAAA GCAGTGATCAGAGTTCGCTTCCCTGATAATCAGACATTGGAGGCTACTTTTCACTCATCTGAAACAATCCAGAGTTTAATTAATCTTCTTAATAAATTAATTGCACAACCAGAGCAGCCATTTTATATAT ATACTACTCCGCCTAAGAAGGTGATCAAAGACATGTCTCAAGATTTCTATAGTGCTGGATTTTGTCCTGGTGCTATTGTGTACTTTTCATATGATGTTCCAAAAG GTGATAGTACTTTGGATCGCCAAGTTTTCCCGCACCTACTTGAAGAGGTCATGTCCTTGAAGGGTTTGGAAGTAGCAAATGATCAAGGCAAGCCGTCAGAGCCAGTGCAGTCAGCGGTGCCGGTGCCCGCAGCAGAGGCAACACGACCTATTGCTGTGGAAGAACGTAAACCTGCTGAGAAAAAGTTTGTTAAACCAAAGTGGCTGAAAATGTGA